TGTGTGTCAGTTGTGGCCGCACCAAGGACGACATCAGAAAATGGAAACGCATGAAGCGTCCGGAAAAAATGGCAGCGGTGCAGCGTGCGAGTTTGCGGTTGAAGGGGCTTCATAAAAAATGAATCGGTCAAGGGTGAAACTCTAGTACTGCGCACAAACCTCCCGAACACATTCACGCAGCCACCGATGCGCTGAGTCGGCATCCATTCGTGGGTGCCAGAGCATCGAAATGGTGATCGGCGGCAGCTCGAATGGAAGGTCAAAACTGTGCAGGTCGGCGCGCAGGTTTCGGGTGTGCTGCGCGGGCACGGTGGCGATCAGGTCGCAGGCGCGAGCCAGCGCCAGCGCGGCCGAGAAACCGCCGACAATGGTGGTGATCTCGCGCCCCAGTCCCAGCACTTTCAAGGCTTCATCCATCGGTCCCTTATCGAGCCCGCGCCGTGAGACCAGGATGTGCCTGCCAGTGGCATAACGGGAAGCGGTGACCTCGCCCCGGCTCAGCGGATGCCCCGTGCGCACGACGCCGATGAAACGATCTTCGAACAACGCACGGGTGCGCACTTCCGGGCTTGTCGTGTCGCCGACCACGCCGGTTTCCAGGTCGACGGAACCGTCGCGAAGCGCGGCGCTGTCCTTGTTCAGCTTCTGCACAAAGTGCAAGCGCACGCCGGGTGCTTGCTCACTGACGCGGGCAATCAGCGCCGGTCCGAAGTTTTCGACAAAGCCGTCGCTGGTGCGCAGCGTGAATGTTCGCACAAGTTGCTTGAGGTCGATTTGTTCGGCGGGGCGTAAAACGGCTTCTGCGTCTTGCACCAATCGACTGACCTGTTCGCGCAGTTCCAGCGCTCGGGGCGTCGGCACCAGCCCGCGTCCAGCCCGGACCAGCAGCGGGTCGCCGGTGGTTTCGCGCAATCGCGCCAGCGCCCGGCTCATGGCCGAAGGGCTCAGGCGCAGTCGTTGGGCGGCGCGCGCGACGCTGCCTTCGGCGAGCAGCACATCCAGGGTAATCAGCAAATTCAGGTCGGGAGTCGTCATGTCTCAACGTTAGCACGGCGTGGGGATGACATGGCGTTAGACGCAACTATTGAGTGCAAGTGGTGCGTCTTCCGCCTTATCACGCCTGGGCATACGCTGCTGATCTACCTTTCAAAACGTGGCCAAACCATGAAACTCATCACTCAATCAGGCTCGGTCCGCTGGGCGCTCGCGAGTCTTTCGCTGTCGATGTTGATGCCCTCACTCGACACCAGTATCGCCAACGCGGGTTTGCCGACACTGGCCCAGGCGTTTGAGGCTTCCTTTCAACAAGTGCAGTGGATCGTTCTGGCGTATCTGCTGGCGATCACCACGCTGATTGTCAGCGTCGGACGACTCGGTGACCTCGTCGGTCGTCGGCGTTTGCTGCTGACGGGCATCGGCATTTTTACCCTGTCATCGCTTGTTTGTGGTGTCGCGCCGTCGCTTTGGTGGCTGGTCGGCGCCCGGGCGGTGCAGGGGCTCGGGGCGGCGATCATGTTGTCGCTGACCGTGGCGTTTGTCGGCGAGACGGTGCCGAAAGCGCAGACCGGCAGTGCCATGGGATTGCTCGGCACGATGTCGGCGGTCGGCACCACGCTGGGACCGTCGCTCGGTGGGATGTTGATCGCCGGTGTTGGCTGGCAGGCGATTTTTTTGCTCAACGTGCCGCTGGGCATTCTGAATATCTGGCTCGCGTACCGCTATTTGCCGGCGGACTCTCAGCGAGAGAAAACAGCGCGGATGGGCTTCGACAAGGCCGGCACGTTGCTGCTGGCGTTGACGCTCGGGGCGCATGCGTTGGCCATGACGATCGGGCACGGTGATTTTGGTCCGCTCAATATCGCGCTGCTGCTGACGGCTGTTTTCGGCGTTGGGCTTTTCATATTCGTGGAGGCCAGAGTTGCATCGCCATTGATTAAATTGGCGCTGTTCCGAGAGCCGGGATTGAGCGCAAGCCTGGCCATGAGCACGCTCGTTTCGACGGTGATGATGGCGACGCTGGTGGTCGGGCCGTTTTATCTTTCGGGTGCGCTTGGCCTAGGTACGTCGCTTGTCGGCCTAGCCTTGTCGGTCGGCCCGTTGGTGGCGGCGCTGACCGGTGTCCCGGCCGGTCGCCTGGTGGACCGTTTTGGCACTCGGCGCATGACCGCCGTTGGGCTCGCCGCGATGGCACTCGGCACGGGCGTTTTATCGATGATGCCGACGGGTTTCGGCCTCCTCGGTTACCTCGCGCCCATCGCAGTGATCACGGCCAGCTATGCGTTATTTCAGGCGGCCAACAACACCGCGATCATGACCGACATCCGCCCGGACCAGCGCGGCGTGATTGCCGGGATGCTCAGCCTGTCACGCAATCTTGGCCTGATCACCGGAGCCTCGGTCATGGGCGCGGTGTTCGCCTTTGCCTCCGCGACGCCAGACATCACCTCGGCATCTCCCGCCGCCATCGCCAACGGTATGCGAATAACGTTTGCCGTCGCCGCGCTGTTGATCGTCTTGGCACTGGGCATCGCGCTGGCGTTGCGAGATTCACACTGCTGCACTGCATGCAGTAATGAACTGCAGTGAAGCTGTATTGTTCACCTGAAATCGAATGCCGATACTTCGTGCAAATGGCGCAGATGGGCTGCGCTGAAGTGAAGGAGTCAGGTAATGGTTTCTGTCGTTCGTATCGCACACACCGGCGCACCCGAGGTGATGACCATCGAGCAAGTGTCGACGCGTGAGCCGGGGCCGGGTGAAGTCTGGCTGGAGCAGGAGGCGATTGGCGTCAACTTTCTCGATGTGAGTCAGCGCAAGGGTGCTGTGCCGCTGCCATTGCCGTCGGGTCTGGGCCTTGAAGGCGCTGGCCGGGTTGCCGCCATCGGCGCGGGAGTGAACAACGTCAAGGTGGGTGATCGGGTGGCGTACGCAACGGGGCCCGTTGGCGCTTACGCCAGTGCGCGCCTGTTTCCGGCCGAGCGGCTGGTGCCGATTCCTGACGCGTTGACGGCTGAAGAGGCCGCCGCTGTATTGTTCAAAGGCCTTACCGCGCAGTACCTGCTGAAGACAACTTATCCGGTCGGCCCCGGCACCATTCTGGTGCTGTATGGCGTAGCGGGCGGCCTCGGGCAGATCATGGCGAGGTGGGCCAAACATTTGGGGGCCTTTGTCATCGGGATTGTCTCCCGGGCTGAGAGTGTCGAGACAGCCAAGGCGCTGGGCTGCGATGCGGTGCTGGTGTTCAATGCCCAGACGCTGGCCGCGGACGTCGCCGAGATCACCCACGGCAAGAAGGCCGATGTGGTCTACGATCCCATCGGGCGGGTGTCGTTCGAAGCGTCGCTCGACTGCTTGCGACCACGTGGGTTGATGGTGTCTTTCGGGGCATCCTCCGGGGCGCCGACGGCGGTCGAAGTGGCCACGCTCAATGCCAAGGGCTCGTTGTTCCTGACCCGTCCTTCACTCGCCGCGCACACCACGGATATCGCCGAATACCGGCAACGGGC
The Pseudomonas lini DNA segment above includes these coding regions:
- a CDS encoding DUF1289 domain-containing protein, which produces MAKDIENPCVSICQLNGELCVSCGRTKDDIRKWKRMKRPEKMAAVQRASLRLKGLHKK
- a CDS encoding LysR family transcriptional regulator, with the protein product MTTPDLNLLITLDVLLAEGSVARAAQRLRLSPSAMSRALARLRETTGDPLLVRAGRGLVPTPRALELREQVSRLVQDAEAVLRPAEQIDLKQLVRTFTLRTSDGFVENFGPALIARVSEQAPGVRLHFVQKLNKDSAALRDGSVDLETGVVGDTTSPEVRTRALFEDRFIGVVRTGHPLSRGEVTASRYATGRHILVSRRGLDKGPMDEALKVLGLGREITTIVGGFSAALALARACDLIATVPAQHTRNLRADLHSFDLPFELPPITISMLWHPRMDADSAHRWLRECVREVCAQY
- a CDS encoding MFS transporter, coding for MKLITQSGSVRWALASLSLSMLMPSLDTSIANAGLPTLAQAFEASFQQVQWIVLAYLLAITTLIVSVGRLGDLVGRRRLLLTGIGIFTLSSLVCGVAPSLWWLVGARAVQGLGAAIMLSLTVAFVGETVPKAQTGSAMGLLGTMSAVGTTLGPSLGGMLIAGVGWQAIFLLNVPLGILNIWLAYRYLPADSQREKTARMGFDKAGTLLLALTLGAHALAMTIGHGDFGPLNIALLLTAVFGVGLFIFVEARVASPLIKLALFREPGLSASLAMSTLVSTVMMATLVVGPFYLSGALGLGTSLVGLALSVGPLVAALTGVPAGRLVDRFGTRRMTAVGLAAMALGTGVLSMMPTGFGLLGYLAPIAVITASYALFQAANNTAIMTDIRPDQRGVIAGMLSLSRNLGLITGASVMGAVFAFASATPDITSASPAAIANGMRITFAVAALLIVLALGIALALRDSHCCTACSNELQ
- a CDS encoding quinone oxidoreductase is translated as MVSVVRIAHTGAPEVMTIEQVSTREPGPGEVWLEQEAIGVNFLDVSQRKGAVPLPLPSGLGLEGAGRVAAIGAGVNNVKVGDRVAYATGPVGAYASARLFPAERLVPIPDALTAEEAAAVLFKGLTAQYLLKTTYPVGPGTILVLYGVAGGLGQIMARWAKHLGAFVIGIVSRAESVETAKALGCDAVLVFNAQTLAADVAEITHGKKADVVYDPIGRVSFEASLDCLRPRGLMVSFGASSGAPTAVEVATLNAKGSLFLTRPSLAAHTTDIAEYRQRAEDVLAAVEAGIIKPGIWGRYALADVAQAHADLEGGQSRGAIVLKP